agattattccttctctccagaggagtctgaagaagggtctcaacctgaaacgtcacctattccttttctccagagatgttgcctgacccgctgagttactccaacatttggtgtcaTTTTGTAAAGTAGCATCATTGAGAAAGCAGATGCATTAGCCATGTGTTGTCTGactggatggggattgtggaaTTTGTACTTCCTTCCTTGCTAGTGGAGTCATATGAAGTGTACGCAACacaatgtgtgagtgtgttttaTTGTGTTGACAAATACAAGGTTTTGGTTGATTTTTATCAGTGCATTGTCCAAAGTTCTACAGTATCAAGTTTCAACAGGCATACTGGAATGCCCAACACAATACATTAATTCTCAGTGAGAAGGAATGGAATCAAATCAAACACTTTGATTTTACACTTTTCACCACATCATGCCAATCTAAATCTAATTCTGCCTGGTATATTGTCTGCATGATTTATTTCCTGCATAATTAAAAAATACCTGGTTGCAAGGATTTGTTGTAGAAAATCAGGACACTTTCATCTGGATATTTGACTTCAGGGAAATTTCATACATTAAGCCACCTGAATATTTTTCAGAAAATCTAAGATACCTTCTTGAGTGAGAAACATTGTCCTTCCATTATTTTGgcatttaatttcaaaaatagcTGGATCTTCCAAAATCCTCTTCCCTGCAATGATGACGTATGGATAACCCAGACAGCTGGCATCTTTCAGTCTTCTGCCAATGGTCAGATGACTGCGGTCATCAAACAGCACCTCTCCATGAAGTTGGGGGACAGTGTCCATTAAAGTGTCATGGAGCGACTCTAGCAGGTTAACATTCAGTTCTTCTTTACTACCTTTCTTAGGTGAAATGACACACACCTGATAAGGGGCCAGGAGACTTGGCCACCGAATGTCATTTTCAGTCGACAAAACCTCTATTGCTGCAGCCAGTATGCGTGTGACCCCAAGACCAAAGCAACCCATCTCCGACAGGATGGGCTTGTTCTCGGTGTTGGAATACGAGGCACCAAAAATCTGTGAATACTTGGTCCCAAGGTAAAAGGTGTGTCCCACCTCAATGCCTCTGCTTTCTCTCAGTTTTCCAtcacactgtggacagtttgtTTCAACTGCATTCATCGTTTCCACATTGGCCGCAAAATGACAGTCTGAACACATTAAAAGACGATCCTCCCCAATCTCTGCTGGCAGCTGAAACTCGTGCGACAGCTTACCACCAATACTGCCTGGGTCGGCTTGCACCTTTACAAACTGCAATCCCAACTGGTCAAATATACAAGTGTAAGCATCAGAAACAAGTTTGTAGGTCACCTTGGCAGCTTCTTCTGAGACATCAAAGGTGTACATGTCTTTCATGTAGAACTCCCGTCCACGGAGCAAACCGTAGCGCGGCTTAGGCTCATCTCTGAACTTCCTTGTCACTTGGTATAGCATCAGTGGTAGCTGTTTGTATGACAGATTTCCCTGCATGGCCACAAGCTCAGTCACAGCTTCCTCATGTGTCGGACTTAAACAGTAGTCTATGCTGTGTCTGTCCTTTAGTCTGAATAGCTCCTTCCCCAGGAGGTCCCATCGTTCACTGGCCTTCCACAAGTTCGCAGAGGTGAGGCTGGGCATATTCACCTTCTGGCCCCCAATGGATTGCATTTCCTTATCAATAAGGCGGATAAGTTTCTCCATGGCACGGACTGTAAATGGCAGATGGTGAAAACAGCCTGTGTGGGCCGGCTGAATGAGGCCTGCCTGAAGCATCAGCCTCTGGCTCTTGCAAGTGAGCTCACTTGACCGACCAGCTCCAACCATTCTGTCCTCCTGGAGGTTCGAGGGCTGAAAGAGGCGAGATAGCAATAGGGGTTTTGACCGTCCATGATGAAAATGGCTGCTGTGCAAATACAAGAAACCACAGGCGAGGTTCTTGAATAATCCTCCTGAATAAGAATGGATTGCCAATTCCATTAGAAATATGACGGATAATTCTAGAAAGAAAAGCAAAATTAATGGCAGCCGTGTAAATTCGACATGCTTTCAAAATCTGTACAATGGTTGCCAAGGAAGGAAGGTTTGTGTCCTGAGCACATTATAAGATGACCCTTACCAACTTCTGCCGGCAGCTGATATTCAGGTTTCGTCTTAATGTCAATGTGTAacgtcccgtcatatctgttagtcttgtgtcatgttctgtgtttagattctcatttcaggtcccttgacttcctgccattgtaattgtcagccctgccttgattgtttccacctgtgtgcccttacctcatgtatatatagtccacgcctccctttgtcctgtgccagttcgtattgtgattcatgtgctctcggtcgtagtatagctagtaagtaatttttgtaactaatgtttttgtagctgagtaagtttagagtttttggttcgaatcgcagtgttctttaatgtgaaaattaaagaacgcctttattttctccaaattgactcttgtgtgtgagtcgtgcgtttgagtccagttcctgtgtgccccagagcataacacaaTGTGGCCTGGGTGCACCCGCACTTTACGATCCCACATAAATGACCATTACATATATGACCACATATACGACCTTTACGATCCCACGTATATGACTAATATATGTGACCACGTATATGATCTTTACGATCCCACATATATGACCACATATACGAACTTTACAATCCCACATATATGACCATAATATACGTGAACACACATATGACCGTAACAACCCCACATATATGACCATAACATATGACCACGCGTATGATCTTTATGACCCCATAAAAATGATCATAATATACATGATCACATATGTGATCTTTACGCTCCCACATGTATGATCTTTACGCTCCCACATGTGATCTTTACGCTCCCACGTGTGTGATCTTTACGCTCCCACATGTATGATCTTTACGTTCCCACATATATATCTTTACACTCCCACATACGATTTTACGCTCCCACATAATATGATTATGCTCCCACATACATGATTACGCCCACATGTATGATctttggaacagcatccctctccccatcagaactgccccctccatcgactcctttaagtccaagctcaaaacctatttctactccctagcgtttgaggcccattgaggaggcgctgtgaagtgttttgtatgtgctgttatgtttgtgtgctactgtatgtttcattttttccttagtacctaatcagatgtacagcactttggtcaacgtgggttgtttttaaatgtgctgtacaaataaaattgactcgaCTTTACGCTCCCACATATATGATCCTTAAGCTCCCACATGTATGATCTTTACACCCCCACATATATGATCTTTACGCTCCTACATGTATGACCAGACACAGGCTCACCTCTCTCACCGCCTTCGCTGTCCCGCGCATGCTCAGCTCCTGCCACGGGTCGGCACTCGGATCAGAAAGCACCAGATCGCGGATCTCGACACCGTCTCCCAGCCCGCGCCCGAGCCAACCCCTGCGAAGCTCTCCGCAGTTTTTCCATTTGCAATTAACTTCACGGGTGGCAGTTCTGAATACGATATTGCAAGCAACGGTAAAGAGATGACTTTCAGTTTATGCAAGCAgatgcctttttttaaatttaaaaataatctttattcagaaaaaaatgtgtatataaatcAAATATTGTGCAAAAATCACTTCATGCATTTTCTATACTTTCAATAGTGTCATACTCTGTAGTATTTGCACATTCCTTTAAACAACAatccccttgccactcatgtggcctcgGTGTGAAATCCCTGCCCTCATTTGAGGGGTATCCCCACCAGAGTGAATCCCCCAACggccagcagcggaaggacctgcTAAACACTTCTCCAGTGAAATGACACTAAAATGACACTGTCAAGATGAAGGGAAGATAGAtgtttgtgatggatgtttgtgttggggtcgtgtgtcttgtgttcttttcttttttgttgtgttctgtgactgctggaaatgtaatttcgttcggtatctcggtaccgaatgacaataaagctctattgtaaaccagcatctgcagtttcttcctacataagATGGAGAATCACGCTACTCACAGATTATTTTTTTACCAATTCATGAAATGTaggcaatgcaggcaaatgtaccATTTATTGTTCATATTTACTAGTCCAGAGGAGCCAGTTAAGGCCCAACTACATTATGAGTCTGGTGTCACATTTAGGTCCGATAGGGTAATGATGGCAGATATGCTTCCTGGAAGGTGATATGTAAACCACTTATACTTTGATAATAATTTGATTATTTTGCAATAAGCATTATCGACATGTGCATTGAAATGTGGAATTCTTTAATTCCTTATTTTTACATTCCCTGGcgaattcgaatttcactgtacccaaatcggtacacgtgacaataaactgaccttgaatccttgaaaccttgaagcctTGACATTGGTGACAAAACAATTCAGATGTGTTCAGATGCAGACAATCGTGGCCAGGAAAGTGAAAGAGTGCACACCAGAGAGTGTTGCTCTTTGCAGGCTCTATACAATGATGCAACACGCTGAGAAACAATGAGGATAATTAATTCTCAGCCATCACCCAGGAACTGTTGAACTTCTGCAAAGCTTGCATTCTTTCCAGGCACACTAACTATGATCTCAAATTAATTTAAGGTGCTGGTTCAATGATCTGTGGATTGATCTGCAGGGCACAGCAAGCatgttttcttccacagatgattTGGCCAATACTGTGGAACAATTGCAGCAATCAAATGTCTACATCACATCTCTGTTTTTCAATATCATTATTTATTAtgttggaaaatggacaggggaaaaaattgaggtgggaaggtggagacagaggggggaggtaGGTGGGAGATGGAAGGGGGAATGAGGTGCAGTGTGGTTTAGGGTAAGCGACGAACACCTGGGAAGGTTGGAGCTCAGACGTTCAGGggatgttgagtttagtttaaagatacagcacggaaacagaccctctggctcaccaagtccacgccaaccagtacactagcactatcctacacaccagggacaatttacagaagcctgtgAATCtataaccctgcacgtctttggagtgtgggaggaaaccggggtacccggagaaaacctatgcggtcacaggtagaacgtacacactccatacagacagcacccgtagtcaggatcaaacccaggtctctggccctgcagggcagcaactataccgctgtgccgccTTGTGGGAACATTTAACTTGAGTCTCCTGGGGCATGAATGTGCCCCTCACCATTCAACGTCCAAATATGCAGACACGTTTTCTGTGATGTCCAGATTAATCCTAGTATTCACCAATGATAACTTGCACTGCTGAGTTCCACAACGAGTTCAGCTGCCCTTCGGATATCCTTGGCCTATGCTGGGAGCAATTTTAAGCTCTAACCATAATCATATCCATGGGACAACCTGGACTTGAAAGCCAGATTGTGTATTTAATTTCTAATTCAAATAGACGATAAGTACTGGAGGTCGGAGCAAAAACTGCCACCGAACAATGTAGTCGGCATTCAACTGTATTAATTTTGCCTGGTTGCTACTTTCGTTGCAACACATTCTTTCAGCTTATTTCATATCATTATATTTCTTACCACATAACCACTTTGCAAACGTGTATTATGTAAATATTCAACATGCGAGATATTtaaccctttagtttagtttagtttagagatacagcgcagaaacaggccgacccccccgcacattaatactatccaacacccacgagggacaattaccaagccaattaacctagtctttggagtgtggcagaaaaccgaagatctcggagaaaacacacggggagaacgtacaagctccgtacagacagcgctgcattcgctgtaaggcagcaactctaccgctgcgccaccgtgccacgacATCTTTTCTTTTTGCTTCAGTGAAGCCAAATATTCAAAGTGAGTGGGCGTTCCTTCCAGGTTTTGGCTTGAATAAATAACAAGTCAAATCAAACCCATGTAGGATAGGTTGTTTAATCTACGTCTGCATTCAGGCAATCGAACTGGTAAGACGTTTTACTGTTCCGTTTTTAATATATAATTTAAtgtcatttactttttttttaaacgttctgATTACCTCTCCGCATTCCTGTTCATGTATTTTGAACAACGTTACAATCGATTAAAAGAAACAAAGCGAGAAATCGGGCGTAAAGTAAattaaaaaatctgcagatgttggaattgaaAACCTTCATAGTTGGGCcccaggggatttatccacctttacgTGGTTTCAGACCTCTTTTGAGTGTAGATATTGAAGTGAAAACCAAAATAGTTGGGGACACTCGGCTGTTCAGCTTCTGTGGCAAGGGCAACGGGGTGAACGTTTCAGGTCTGCAGAAGACCTTGTCAGAGtgaagaaaggagggggggggtgggtgagtcaCGTTAGTATTCAGCAGCAGAAGGTAGAGGGGATATATCAGGCAGAGGGTGAGGTTTTGGGGGGTAAATGGTAGACGGCTAATGGGTGGACGGGTGGGGCAAAGATAAAATTGAACAAAGGGAGCAGTCAGAGATAGGGAATACTGCACAAATAAAGGAACGTGAAGAggtgagagtcaagtcaagtcaattttatttgtatagcacatttaaaaacaacccacgttggccaaagtgctgtacatcagttcaggtactaagaacgaacgtacaatgacacacaaacataacagcacatacataaacagttcacagcgccccctcagagggcctcaaacgctagggagtagaaataggttttgagcctggacttaaaggagtggatggagggggcagttctgatggggagagggatgaggaCCGGGGGAACTCGCgctttggtaatggaccccaggaaagagagtttgtggagtgcctccgagatggattcttagaacagcttgtactggagcctactagggagaaggcaattctggatttagtgttgtgtaatgaacctgatctgataaggggactcaaggtaaaagagccattgggAGGCAGtgttcacaatatgataagttttactctacaaattgagagggagaagggaaaatcggaagtgtcagtattacagtatagcaaaggggattacagaggcatgaggcaggagatggccagaattgactggaaggaggccctagcagggaagacggtggaacagcattggcaggtattcctgggaataatgcagaagttgcaggatcaatttatcccaaagaggaggaaagattctaaggggagtaagaggcacctgtggctgacaagggaagtcaaggacagcataaaaataaaagtgaatacagagctttatttgtcattcggtaccaaggtaccgaatgaaattacacagaagagtgggaagccagaggattgggactcttttacggagcaacagaagatgactaagaaggcaatacggggagaaaagatgaggtacgggggtaaactagccaataacataaaggaggatagtaaaagcttttttcaggtatgtaaagaggaaaaaaatagtcaaggaaaatgtgggtcccttgaagacagaagctggggaatttcatCCTGTCTCtcacatggggaacaaggaaatggcagacgagttgaaccggtactttggatctgtcttcactaaggaagatacaagcaatctcccagatgttctagtggcaagagatcctagggagatggaggaactgaaggaaatccacattaggcaggaaatggtgatgggtagactgatgggactgaaggttgataaatccccagggcctgatggtctgcatcccagggtacttaaggaggtggcgctataaattgtggacgcattggtgatcattttccaatgttctatagattcaggatcagttcctgtggattggagggtagctaatgttgtcccgctttttaagaaaggagggagagagaaaacgggaaattatagaccagttagtcttacatcagtggtggggaagatgctggagttaattataaaagatgagattgcagagcatttggatagtagtaacaggattgttccgagtcagcatggatttacgaaggggaaatcatgcttgactaatc
The sequence above is a segment of the Rhinoraja longicauda isolate Sanriku21f chromosome 11, sRhiLon1.1, whole genome shotgun sequence genome. Coding sequences within it:
- the pars2 gene encoding putative proline--tRNA ligase, mitochondrial, which produces MELAIHSYSGGLFKNLACGFLYLHSSHFHHGRSKPLLLSRLFQPSNLQEDRMVGAGRSSELTCKSQRLMLQAGLIQPAHTGCFHHLPFTVRAMEKLIRLIDKEMQSIGGQKVNMPSLTSANLWKASERWDLLGKELFRLKDRHSIDYCLSPTHEEAVTELVAMQGNLSYKQLPLMLYQVTRKFRDEPKPRYGLLRGREFYMKDMYTFDVSEEAAKVTYKLVSDAYTCIFDQLGLQFVKVQADPGSIGGKLSHEFQLPAEIGEDRLLMCSDCHFAANVETMNAVETNCPQCDGKLRESRGIEVGHTFYLGTKYSQIFGASYSNTENKPILSEMGCFGLGVTRILAAAIEVLSTENDIRWPSLLAPYQVCVISPKKGSKEELNVNLLESLHDTLMDTVPQLHGEVLFDDRSHLTIGRRLKDASCLGYPYVIIAGKRILEDPAIFEIKCQNNGRTMFLTQEGILDFLKNIQVA